The following is a genomic window from Vicinamibacterales bacterium.
TTTCCAGCTTTCGGTGAGAAGTATGGCAACCTTTTGCCTCACGCGCGTCCCAGAAATGTTGACAGTCATCCCCCCGGTGAGGAACTTCGGCGCACTCGCGAGAGCTTCGGTTACCAGTGGACAGCATTTTCGGCGATGGTGATCGATTTTAGAGAGAACTTCCTTGAGTATATCCATCCAGTCCAACCGGCGTTTTTTCCTGGTAAGCGCGGGCTAGATGTTGGCTGCGGATTCGGTCGACATATTGCAAACGCAGCACAGTTCGGCGCTGAGATGGTGGGTGTCGATATCAGTGCAGCAATCGACGTGACCTACAAGAACACCTGCAACTTGTCGAACGTGCATCTGGTACAAGCGGACGTGTACCGCATGCCGTTCAGGCAAGGGACCTTCGATTTTGCCTACAGTATTGGTGTTCTACACCACCTGCCCGATCCCGAGGCCGGGTTTAAACAACTCGTCTCTGTCGTGAAATCTAAAGGTGTGGTGTTCATCTGGGTATACAGCAAGAAACGGCGTCTCGTAAACGCAATGCTTGAAACGGTACGGGCGTTAACGACACGACTTTCTCCCCGTTTCCAAATGGCGCTGTCGTGGGCTGCCGCAGCTGTGGATTGGGGCGGTTTC
Proteins encoded in this region:
- a CDS encoding methyltransferase domain-containing protein — its product is MKLRLLEWLVCPVCSKSFSHTPLLRNGDETTEGLLSCDCGRSYPIVDGIPRVVEDAFGLFPAFGEKYGNLLPHARPRNVDSHPPGEELRRTRESFGYQWTAFSAMVIDFRENFLEYIHPVQPAFFPGKRGLDVGCGFGRHIANAAQFGAEMVGVDISAAIDVTYKNTCNLSNVHLVQADVYRMPFRQGTFDFAYSIGVLHHLPDPEAGFKQLVSVVKSKGVVFIWVYSKKRRLVNAMLETVRALTTRLSPRFQMALSWAAAAVDWGGFVVPYRIMSQLPGLGSVVRRFGTPRLKVYGNYPFQVAWADWFDRLAAPIRFYYNENDLNGWLRRSDLSRTLVSPTGLFGWRAYGERDGQTTTSTRSQT